In Brassica napus cultivar Da-Ae chromosome C2, Da-Ae, whole genome shotgun sequence, the sequence GTGTACCTATTTGTTCATATGTCTACGTATTTTTTGAGATGTTAAGCTGCGTCCTTCCGGCCACGCACTAACATACTAGCATGAGCGGTCGGTCCGGGTAATTCAGTCTTTGGTTACATTAGTTCAagcaatttttttctaaattagaCCAAATGAAAAGTTCAGATTCGGTTTAGTtcaagcaatttttttttaaattagaaaaaatgaaaagtttagGTTCGGTTTGTGGTTAGTTTAGCTTTTGAAAAACATTGCCAAACTTTATCTCAGTTTTTCATTCCAGGCTAAGTTtagttaaaattttggataatcCCAATTAGATTTGATCTACTGGTTGAAAAAATTGGTTAGTTTGAAACATGGTTAGATATATGATTaagttagtttttttaaaacaaattagaaaaccaaactaaccaactgcaatagaaaacaaaaaaatttaatttgtcaAACTGAACCACTCATCAGCAAATTTGAGCTAAAAGTCAAAATTTCGGGTCGGTTAGGCAGAATTGTCAAAATTCCATGCCCACTAACATACACGAAAATAGAAATTATAACAGTTCAGTGAACCGATTGCAACCGGATGGTAATATAAAAAGTACAGAAAAACCCTTTATAGCCAagttatgtttaaaatttatctaTTATTTGTGTACTAACTAGTTTTGTATTAAACTTCATTCTTGCtaaaacatgttttctgaaGAAATTGTACCGTACGTTTagcaacaaaaaagaaaagaaatggtaCCAAAAAAGTGGTTAGTTTAATAGTATCCAAGATATATTGTTGCAAAATCCATATACGTTGAAGACTTGGAGTTTGGATACATATTTATGTTCCATACATTATTCAGGTATATACGAACTATTTAATCACATAGAGGCTCAAAGTTCCACATCGTTCATAAttttaattcgaaaacataTCCAGTGGATTGATATTCATGGCCCAGTCCTCTTTCCATCTAATAGATAATCACATTTTAGCATAGAAATGTATTTCTCTTctattttttaatgtatttttatcttAGTTCCATTTTATTTCAATATTTGTAGTAGAtcgaaaaatatatacatagacATATgcatttgtatttgtattttggcAACTTTTTAGAATTTATGGATGCAACATGTATGCCAAGCttgaggatgaagatatgaaaacaaaataccCGAATAAAATGAGCAATGATGAAATGAGAATGTTATTATtccatataaataataataaaagttattttatatattttctttaaaatatatgaaaagataaagagaatcaaaggggggggggggggggggcggaGTTGGGAGAGATGATGGCATTTCTTTGCTTTGTAAATTTGGAGCATGTGAGTTGATCCCTCTTTCCAACTCAAATCTCATATTCATATTTAGTATTCTTATTCTTTATTACTTCTCTTATTGTCTTTTCAGTTTAATATCTTTTAGCATATGTTATATGTAATTGGAACATTCAAACAATGCTTGGAGTGAAGCAAGTGTTAAGCGAGATTTGGGAGATTAATCTCATAGTAGGAAATGATTACAAACACGATCTCGTTTCTTTCCTTTATAGAAAGCTATCACCGTAACACAGTCACATCTATCATTGTtttgttggttttgttttgcCTTTCGGTCCATTTGGAACCAAATTTAGGCAACTGACAAAAACATATTGGCGCatcgtttcttttctttttatcagtcAGCAAAATAATCATTTCGACAATAAGGAATATAACTGATATTTACAATTGAAACagaaaaattatgtttacaCCATCTATCATTAATAATTTGCATTTTCTTTGAGTTTAATTTCaacttttttaaataataaaattagttaaaataacTTAACAGATGTATGTAATAATTATAGTATCTTACTAAGACAGAAATTAATTTGTGTcactcaaattttaattattactagacatttcattaaaattaatttggttatacttatatgttagacaattttaataaaatacaccATCACACATGAGATTATTTTGCcactaaatttttaaatatttaggatttttcattttttttactataacaaaagcttatataatttttagttcctattatttaaataactaatcaaatttgtaaatattaaaaatacatctAAATATTAacttagttttaaaaattttaatacaaaattaaacttCTTATACTTTAAAATCCAACCATTTAaacttaaacaaatataaaaaattatcacaaaaacaaatataccagtttacaaatataaataaaataactaaaataacattttttaaatttaattatatagaaaAACAAGCCCGGATGAGAATTTATTAAGTTACTATTATATTTGAGACTAAATTTTGGGTACTTCATAACAGTGTCAGTGTTAATAAGGGATATTTATGATGATGGAATAGTGAATGAGTTTAACTGTTTAAGGTATCTTATTCATTAATCCATTAAAATCAATCAGTCGACGCTGATCATTCCGTAACAATATCTTTTAAGAATCTTTGATTTCGATGTTATAAAAGATTATTGTAACAATGACGAGAGCTCGAGTATGGTTTTGTTTAACCGATACGATCTCCTTAGCGATGCTTTGCTGCAAAAACCAAAACTAATTCTCCAAGTCCGAAtagtgaataatttttttttttattcattctaATAGAGTGATTACACTAAAGATTCGGACACTTATGTATAATTTCATTATGTTTCGATGTAAATTTGCTTTTTCTCCTCATTTTTAGATCTATCAGTGAAACCTGCCTAAGAGCACAATTATTGGAGGTTTGTTAATGGGTTTCTCTGTAGGCTCCACAAATTTCCTTAAAATCGGTCACCAAAAACGTGAAATAAAAATGCTCTAGGAAATGACTGGGATCTCTGAAGAAAGGCAAAAGCCTAAAAGTAAACGATAGCGGGGGTGGAAAAAAGGTCACGTGAGTAAGATGAAAGGTCACGTGCGAGAGGGGTTGAATACTAATTTATATTAGCTCAAATCAGGATCCCGTAGAGGCGTAGAGTTTATATTCGTATAAAACATAATGTGTTCACATTTGTAAGAATTATTTTTCTATGCATGTATTTTGATTTATCTTCTGTCATTtactctttttatgtttttccgTTTAACTGTATGGGCCAAATAGAGAATAATAGTTTGTCTGCATTATTGAAACTTATATAATTTGGTATTTAATGCAATTATGCAATTATGTTCTTGGATTATTCACAAGAACCATATACCATTTTCCTCTCCGTTGTTTCCAAGTGTAGTTCGAAAAGAATCTTAACATGTAGTCATGTAGGTGTAGACCAACCTTGGAAAAATGATAAAAGAGAAGGAAAAACAAAACAGTTGGTGCTTCTTTTTCGCTCCTctatcctctctctcctctggTTCTCGGACCTTTCATCGTCTCTCAAGTTTGTCTCCGGCGTCCGGCGGCGCATGCGCGCGCGTGCCGGCGCCGGAGGACCTCTCTTCCcttgttccttcttttttttttgttgttcgtCGTCTCTTCGTCTTCCTTGCCAAGATGCTCGTGGATCTGCAGTGGGGTTGCGACCAGGTTTGAAGCCATGCGCAAGGCCTTCCGATCCGGCATCGTCTCAGCTACTGGTGGTTTCACGGCGAGGTACGGAAGCGGGTTGTGCAGGGATGGTCggattttagggttttgtgGTTTAGATCGGTTTTATTTTCGATCTGATCCCTGGAAGACTTGTCGTTAAAGATGGTGATGGTTGGACCTTGCCTAGAGTCTATGTTTCTGCAGGATTATAAAGCTAGGTTTTTTCGACGACGGAGGTTAGTCTTTTGGTTCTCTCCGGCGTCGGGGTGGCTCAGAGCTATTGTTCCCTTGTCAGGTTGATGGTAGCAGGATGTCGTCTATGGCTTCCTGTGGTCAGCTTGTTCGGACGCTTCACTTCGGATTCCATCTTCACGGCCTCTGATTTAGCTTTCTTGGCTTTGTTCTTATCTTTGTCGGGTTCTGTCTCGTGGTTTCAACGGATAAGCTTTTCTCCATTGACACCGGAGGAAGCTTCACACATATAGGTCATTGGCCTTGGTTCTCAAGGGCATCAAATGGCGAGGCTGTGCTCGGGAGTCATTCACGCCTCGGTGTCTCCGTTTGATCTAGGCCGCTTCCGAGGACCACTTTAGCTCTTGGAGCTGTCGTGGTGGTGTGCCTGATTTTCCTTTTAGGTGCTGAGACTAGCTAGATTGGAAGTGGCGGTGCTTCTTGCCCGTCTTATTGCAGGTATCGTTGGCGGTCGTGGCGAGTGCTTGCTCGATTTGAGATGCGGTTCAAAACGTTGTGTGGCGTTACATACAAACCGGCTTTGGTGGCAATTGCAAGGTCCTTGGTAAGTATATGAATCCTCTCCTACGGTCGTCATGAGCTTCATAGACAGATAAGGTTATTAGCTTCGTCGAGATCATCGGGAACCAGCTACTCTGGAAACGTCAAGGGAAATCCCGACATCCGAGGCAACGAGGAGAACCTCACTTTCCCGAGAACCAACGTTGATGGTTGAGAACGGCTACCGATATAGAAGAATTTCGAAAAACAAACTAGAGGAACGTGTCGGGTTTAGTGGGTGGGTGAAACTAGGTTTGTAATAAATTGACTTTGATGCTTTTGTTCAAAACGAGCCTGTAACCGCATCTGATTTCCGTTATAACGGGCAgatttaatatgtatatatatatatatatatatatatatatatatgtatgtgatttaaaaaaaaaaaaaccttggaAAAATGATGACATAGTATATTCATATATAGTTAACAATGACAAATTATCTAAAATTGTCGATATATTATTGGATTCCTTTAATAATAATGGAACGCAAAGTTGTATTAGTGATGTATAATCacactattttttttctgaacgaCATAATCACACTATTTATAGGACTTGAGAGTGACAGTCGGAAAATAAATCAcactatataaatatgttaacctGTTATTTAATCATGTCTTACGTCATCTATGAGTGAGCGCCGCGCCACATGAATGTTTGCAAATAAAATACTACTGATCGTTTAAATCTACATAATCTGCATTATAATTTGATAATCCTAGATTTGAATTGGATTGGAACGGAAATCCGCTTAATTACTGATCAGTCAACTAGTAGTCTATTAATGGAGATATAAATTCCACACAATGATCTAGTtcattaatgaaaattatatagtaTTATCTTAATTGTTTCTTCGACAAGTCAGGTAAAACTCGTGCAggtaataacaaaaatataaaagttttaaattattcatCTCAAATAGGTTATGAAGGTTCAAGAATATCAGACAAATTCATCAATCAGACAAGATATGGGTCCAATACAAAAACAATATATCCAACATACTCTaagaaacaaaatctaaaatgtaaatacaaaataacaaaaagaaaaatctaaatgtATACCTAAATAAACACATCcccctctccttctctctctccatGGGTGTATGTATGTATAGATTGTATGTAGTGATGGAACAGTGCAATGAGCTTTATAAGCAGAGGCAATATAGGCATCAAAAGACCCTCTAACTTGATCTAAGCTCTGTAGTGTACGAGAGAGAAAGGTTAATGATACCAAAcagcaaagagagagagagagaaagagagagacccAAGAAAAAGCTTTCATCATTTAACATAAGAGAACTTTGAAGAGTCTAAGTAAAACTTTTTAAAGCTTTGTTGCAGAAAGCTTAATTAAAAGAACTTTTCTCCCcctagagcaaaaaaaaaaagcacctCTCTCTTACTCCCTTTATTAGTCCTTCCTCTCCCTTGTAAAGCTGCACCTCCCACTATCttcaatttttcttcttctttttctttttttgtctcTAGGTCTTGTTTCATCAAATCAATATCTAGAAATTCAAATTACAATAAAGtcaaaaagagagaagaaaaagtaGTAAATGATGAGAACAGATCAAGACACAGTAGTGATGTTGGATGCTGCTTCCAACAAGAACACTAGTAACACATGTTGTGtggtttcctcttcttcctctgatcCTTTCCTCTCTTCTTCTGTAAATGGGGTCGCTACCACAAACACATCCAATCAGAAGAGGAAAAGAAGACCTGCAGGTACACCAGGTAATAATAAAGGGATCACCACTACCGAAAATTTAATTCTAAAGttccagtttttttttggtttttgtttcatttcctTATTATACCAATTTGACGTCATGAGTCTTCTTGAGTTTTCCTGCTTTTCTCTAAACCCCAttgaacacacacacacacacacaccttgtttttaatgttttaatcatAGACATATTCCTTTGATAGGATAGATTTTAAAGTTTCAAATATTCTCCTTGTTCATATTTTCCCAATTTCAAGGTTATGGGTATAACTTGGTTTCCTGGTTCTCTTAAAACCCATTTTATGATTGATCATAAACAAGTCAAttaatggttttattttttaaataatcaatttcTTATTATTTCGGGGGTGGGGGTACTTATACCATTTGTTTTCTCTTGAACCTCGTTACAAatctaaacttttaaaaattaacgtTAAAAAAAAGATCTTTAGCTTTATTGATGTCACTCAAACTAAATACATATGTTTTGATGGGTTTTGCTTCTTCTCTTCAGATCCAGATGCAGAAGTTGTGTCTTTATCACCAAGAACTCTTCTTGAATCAGACAGATACATATGTGAGATCTGTAACCAAGGGTTTCAAAGAGATCAAAATCTCCAGATGCATCGAAGACGTCACAAGGTTCCATGGAAGCTTCTGAAAAGAGACAACAATATAGAGGTGAAGAAACGAGTGTATGTTTGCCCTGAACCCACTTGTCTTCACCACGATCCTTGTCATGCTCTTGGAGATCTTGTCggaataaaaaaacatttcagaAGAAAACACAGTAACCATAAGCAATGGGTTTGTGAGAGATGCTCTAAAGGTTATGCTGTTCAATCAGATTACAAAGCTCATCTCAAAACTTGTGGCACTAGGGGACATTCTTGTGACTGTGGTCGCGTCTTCTCCAGGTTTaatttcttgttcttctccCAATAATTCGATTTTTAATCAGAATTTTTCTCTTTGAACAAAAGAATCCAATTTGTTTTGGAAATTTGGAACAATTTAATCAACTATTAGCAAACATTTGGACGGATATGATAGGTTTAAAATTGGTTAGGATACAAGTAATTTTGCTCTGTTTGTTTTGTATCTTTAGGATATCACAgatagttataaataaaaaattgctCGTCACCCAAAACCATAACTGATACTTTTAGTACTATCTGATTTGACTATCCCTCATGATTCTTACTAATTATGTGTATGCACCACAGTTTTCTGAGATTTCTCTTGACTATTGTGTTTGGCTTTGGGACATAAAAGCAAACTTAATAATTAGATTAATGACATTGACCCCCAATCTATAAATACATTACATATTTTAGGCTTTTTAGTGGACCTAAACTCATATTAATAtagtataatttatatatgtccTAAGTTATTAATTTCATAAGTTTAAACTAAGAagcttaatattaaattataacttTACCATTATAATAATTACTTTGACACTTCATAACGCTATATCATATAGAATAATTTAATTGGTAggtttttctttccttttaggGTGGAGAGTTTTATTGAACATCAAGATAACTGCTCCATTCGAAAAGTTCACCATGAACCGCCGCCACCGCCACAAGCTATGGTGAATGTCCCGGCCTGCTCCTCTAGAACTGCCTCGACCGCAAGCACTCCATCTACGGAAACGAATTACGGTGGTGCGGTTGCTACTCCTTTACCTCTAGAAGGGCGTCCAATTCCTATAAGAAACTCATCAAACGATGTCAATCTCGAACTCCAGCTTCTTCCATTAACgccaaatcaaaaccctaatcaagAAAACCAACAACACAAAGTTAAAGAACCATCTCATCATCGTAATCATCATGATACCACAAACTTAAACCTCTCCATTGCACCATCTGCACCATCGTTATCTCATCAATACAACAACTTTGATCGTATAAAAGAAATAATGGCGAGTGAACAGATAATGAAGATAGCGATGAAGGAGAAAGCTTACGCAGAGGAAGCTAAAAGAGAAGCGAAGAGGCAACGAGAGATAGCAGAAAACGAATTTGTTAATGCTAAGAAGATAAGGCAACAAGCACAAGCTGAGCTTGAGAGAGCTAAGCTTTTAAAGGAACAATCTGTGAAGAAGATAAGCTCGACGATTATGCAAGTTACTTGTCAAATATGTAAAGGACAGTTTCAAGCGGTTGCGGTTCCTGCGGCGGCTTCGGCGGATGAGACATCTCTTGTGGTGAGTTACATGTCATCAGCGAATACTGACGGAGAGGCATCCTAGAATTTGAAAAgggattataaaaaaaactaagataaaaTCTTATTGTTTTTGTGTATTAATTACGTTGTCTTATTTTGTCCTCTTTGTATTACCATATTCGTATGTGATTGGTTAATTATTGTAATTgttaaattttcagtttttgatcaaaagaaaaatccagTTATATTAAAACTTCCTGTAAATCCTTGGTCCAACAGTATAAAGAATATTATATTGTTTAACAAAGCTATAActaatatatactaataatgGAGATCCGTAGATGGAAGTACCTGGTTTTTAGCCTACGTCCACATGGGAAATCTTGGCGAAATCGAGAAATCTAGAACGTTGGTAATTATGCTATCTGAATggttgatgtatttgttttttctatTTGAAAGATTGATCGATGTTTTCGggtataattaattaagatatttatctTTAAcagtaaaacataaattaaaatgtaaaaatataaaggGTGAAACTTTAATGATAAAACGAAAATTTAATgaatgaaaaattaataaacaaaaaatgtattaatatgtgtgaaatttttaaaatatctatctTTTAAATACGGGAGTATGTGCTATGTTTTGTCTACAATATTTTCGGTGAAGCTTAAAACGAGATATCTCAAATTTTATCAAAGCAATTAATGTAACATATTAATGAAAACTACATGTAATAATGGTTAGGTTTGGCCACAAGATTTTACCTTTAAATTGAATACAAAGTCGGTAAGCTATGATTGCTTGGGACGAGTTTACATTTGAGTGATGGGAAACGTACTATTATTATGTCGTTTTGGTCCGTGGCCGTTACACTTATAACGAGGTAGATAAACAAACATCGTTTCATCTTTCGTTAGATTCGGACAAAAAGTGTTGATCTATAATCATGATAAAAGAGTCCCACCCATTTTCACTTGTTATATTACAAATTTTAGCAAACTTCATTTCCTTGAGAAATACTTTAGCAAACTTTCTAGCTACATGTAGGTGAAACatatgtcaaaaagaaaaagattatccTCTCGTTTTGAAACAGATCTGGGTTTTGGGTTCGGCGCACGGGCGGCACGTGAGCGTGCGTGCCGTCGCCGGAACCCTCATGC encodes:
- the LOC106399710 gene encoding zinc finger protein SHOOT GRAVITROPISM 5-like isoform X1; its protein translation is MMRTDQDTVVMLDAASNKNTSNTCCVVSSSSSDPFLSSSVNGVATTNTSNQKRKRRPAGTPDPDAEVVSLSPRTLLESDRYICEICNQGFQRDQNLQMHRRRHKVPWKLLKRDNNIEVKKRVYVCPEPTCLHHDPCHALGDLVGIKKHFRRKHSNHKQWVCERCSKGYAVQSDYKAHLKTCGTRGHSCDCGRVFSRVESFIEHQDNCSIRKVHHEPPPPPQAMVNVPACSSRTASTASTPSTETNYGGAVATPLPLEGRPIPIRNSSNDVNLELQLLPLTPNQNPNQENQQHKVKEPSHHRNHHDTTNLNLSIAPSAPSLSHQYNNFDRIKEIMASEQIMKIAMKEKAYAEEAKREAKRQREIAENEFVNAKKIRQQAQAELERAKLLKEQSVKKISSTIMQVTCQICKGQFQAVAVPAAASADETSLVVSYMSSANTDGEAS
- the LOC106399710 gene encoding zinc finger protein SHOOT GRAVITROPISM 5-like isoform X2 — its product is MMRTDQDTVVMLDAASNKNTSNTCCVVSSSSSDPFLSSSVNGVATTNTSNQKRKRRPADPDAEVVSLSPRTLLESDRYICEICNQGFQRDQNLQMHRRRHKVPWKLLKRDNNIEVKKRVYVCPEPTCLHHDPCHALGDLVGIKKHFRRKHSNHKQWVCERCSKGYAVQSDYKAHLKTCGTRGHSCDCGRVFSRVESFIEHQDNCSIRKVHHEPPPPPQAMVNVPACSSRTASTASTPSTETNYGGAVATPLPLEGRPIPIRNSSNDVNLELQLLPLTPNQNPNQENQQHKVKEPSHHRNHHDTTNLNLSIAPSAPSLSHQYNNFDRIKEIMASEQIMKIAMKEKAYAEEAKREAKRQREIAENEFVNAKKIRQQAQAELERAKLLKEQSVKKISSTIMQVTCQICKGQFQAVAVPAAASADETSLVVSYMSSANTDGEAS